One Sphingomonas sp. FARSPH DNA segment encodes these proteins:
- the gspM gene encoding type II secretion system protein GspM produces MSALRTWFDGRSLREKRLILVMLGLTALTLVWAGIVRPVRDGLSSARERHADAVVRLATTESAVDAIRGAGRRVPLTGSLADALRAQAESAGFVLASLDERGGGRVHATIQAARPAALSRWVAGLEGGGILVDSATWHDNGDGSVAADLVVRARAS; encoded by the coding sequence ATGAGCGCGCTTCGCACCTGGTTCGACGGTCGCTCGCTGCGCGAGAAGCGGCTGATCCTCGTCATGCTCGGTCTTACCGCCCTGACGCTCGTCTGGGCGGGTATCGTCCGTCCGGTGCGCGACGGCCTGTCGAGCGCGCGTGAGCGGCATGCGGATGCCGTCGTCCGCCTCGCCACCACCGAAAGCGCGGTCGACGCGATCCGCGGCGCGGGCCGCCGCGTGCCGTTGACCGGCAGCCTCGCCGACGCGCTGCGCGCGCAGGCGGAGAGCGCGGGTTTCGTCCTCGCCTCGCTCGACGAGCGCGGCGGGGGCCGCGTCCATGCGACGATCCAGGCAGCGCGCCCCGCCGCGCTGTCGCGCTGGGTCGCGGGGCTGGAGGGTGGCGGCATCCTGGTCGACAGCGCGACATGGCACGACAATGGCGACGGCAGCGTCGCCGCCGACCTCGTCGTGCGGGCGCGCGCGTCGTGA
- the gspL gene encoding type II secretion system protein GspL, protein MTTLLFLPTIDLRWRWLRLAGDGAIDVGEGMPAAEDAIVAVAPAEAVALHWADLPARSTAQAVAAARLLVAEASAAPVAELHVAVGPDGEGDRAIAVVDRGTMAGWLADLAVHGIDPVAMIPAALLLPRPDEGYMRGTIAGAPLVRGRSSGFADDPLLTRLVVGDAPVATIEGAALDAALAAAVAAMPLDLRQGPFARRRRIGIDWAHVRRLGVMAAAILLVTLGIDLVRLAKYSFGADALEARAEALGRTGLARGETVTDVDRQLSERLSNVRGPGLGFTTTAAAVYAAIRATPGTELTGLDFQPNGDLRLSVAAARESLPTDLKRALERAGFTVNAGVFQSANGRVTGEMTVTRR, encoded by the coding sequence ATGACGACCTTGCTCTTCCTTCCCACGATCGATCTCCGCTGGCGCTGGCTGCGTCTCGCCGGTGACGGCGCCATCGATGTCGGCGAGGGCATGCCCGCCGCGGAGGATGCGATCGTCGCGGTTGCGCCGGCGGAGGCGGTCGCGCTGCACTGGGCGGATCTGCCCGCGCGCTCCACGGCGCAGGCGGTGGCGGCGGCGCGGCTGCTCGTGGCGGAGGCGAGCGCGGCGCCCGTCGCCGAACTGCACGTCGCGGTGGGGCCGGACGGGGAGGGCGACCGCGCGATCGCGGTGGTCGATCGCGGCACGATGGCGGGATGGCTCGCCGATTTGGCCGTGCACGGCATCGATCCCGTCGCGATGATCCCCGCCGCGCTGCTGCTGCCGCGCCCCGACGAAGGCTATATGCGGGGGACGATCGCCGGCGCGCCTCTCGTGCGCGGGCGGTCGAGCGGATTTGCCGACGATCCCCTGCTGACCCGGCTCGTCGTCGGCGACGCGCCGGTCGCGACGATCGAGGGCGCGGCGCTGGACGCGGCGTTGGCGGCCGCGGTCGCGGCGATGCCGCTCGACCTTCGGCAGGGGCCATTCGCGCGCCGGCGGCGGATCGGCATCGATTGGGCGCACGTCCGCCGGCTAGGCGTGATGGCGGCGGCGATCCTCCTCGTCACGCTCGGTATCGATCTCGTCCGCCTCGCCAAATACAGTTTCGGCGCGGACGCGCTGGAGGCGCGGGCGGAGGCGCTGGGGCGCACCGGCCTCGCACGCGGCGAGACCGTCACCGACGTCGACCGCCAGCTGAGCGAGCGGCTGAGCAACGTGCGCGGGCCGGGGCTGGGCTTCACCACCACCGCGGCGGCGGTCTATGCCGCCATCCGCGCGACGCCGGGGACGGAACTGACCGGGCTCGATTTCCAGCCGAACGGCGACCTGCGCCTGTCGGTCGCCGCGGCGCGCGAGTCGTTGCCCACGGACCTCAAGCGCGCGCTCGAACGCGCGGGCTTCACGGTGAATGCGGGCGTGTTCCAGTCGGCCAACGGCCGCGTGACGGGAGAGATGACGGTGACCCGGCGATGA
- the gspK gene encoding type II secretion system minor pseudopilin GspK, producing the protein MRRRPPERERGAALLTVLMLVAVIAVMAGAALEHLRLSTRLAGNAADGEQARAFARAAEVLATTRVTDLLAQAGDRVTLAGGWSDRPIALPLPGGGTAVARVTDGGNCFNLNSLVRPGPTPGTYTQYFEQRVQFVRLMRLVGVPGQAAEGIAAAATDWIDSDQDTLPGGAEDQVYLSREIPYRTAGTLMADPSELRAVNGVTPDTYARLRPWLCTLPKAEAATLNVNTLTPEQAPLVAMLFPDTLSIEAARSMILRRPPQGFASAEAFLNLASGNGVVSANRGQFAMKSRWFALGIDVTRGQADLKEKALIDATRLPVRLVSRQWGDDL; encoded by the coding sequence ATGCGCCGCCGCCCGCCTGAGCGCGAGCGGGGAGCCGCCCTGCTCACCGTCCTGATGCTGGTCGCGGTGATCGCGGTGATGGCGGGCGCGGCGCTGGAGCATCTGCGCCTGTCGACGCGGCTTGCGGGCAATGCCGCGGACGGCGAGCAGGCGCGTGCCTTCGCCCGCGCGGCCGAAGTGCTGGCGACGACGCGCGTCACCGACCTCCTCGCCCAGGCGGGGGACCGCGTGACGCTGGCGGGCGGGTGGAGCGACCGGCCGATCGCCTTGCCGCTGCCCGGCGGTGGTACCGCGGTGGCGCGCGTCACCGATGGCGGCAATTGCTTCAACCTCAACAGTCTGGTGCGGCCCGGCCCGACGCCCGGCACCTATACGCAATATTTCGAGCAGCGCGTGCAGTTCGTCCGGCTGATGCGGCTGGTCGGCGTGCCGGGACAGGCGGCGGAGGGGATCGCCGCGGCGGCGACCGACTGGATCGACAGCGATCAGGATACGCTGCCCGGCGGCGCGGAGGATCAGGTCTATCTGTCGCGCGAAATCCCCTATCGCACCGCCGGCACGCTGATGGCGGACCCGAGCGAGCTGCGCGCGGTGAACGGCGTCACGCCCGACACCTATGCGCGGCTGCGCCCGTGGCTATGCACCCTGCCCAAGGCGGAGGCGGCGACGCTCAACGTCAACACGCTGACCCCCGAACAGGCGCCGCTAGTCGCGATGCTGTTTCCCGACACGCTGTCGATCGAGGCGGCGCGATCGATGATCCTGCGCCGCCCGCCGCAGGGTTTCGCCAGCGCGGAGGCGTTCCTGAACCTCGCATCGGGCAATGGCGTGGTCAGCGCCAATCGCGGTCAGTTCGCGATGAAGAGCCGCTGGTTCGCGCTCGGCATCGACGTGACGCGCGGGCAGGCGGATCTCAAGGAAAAGGCGCTGATCGACGCGACGCGGCTTCCCGTGCGGCTCGTCTCGCGGCAATGGGGCGATGACCTATGA
- the gspJ gene encoding type II secretion system minor pseudopilin GspJ, whose translation MRRYAEHGFTPLRRYAEHGFTLVEVMIALLIFGMIAAAGVAILSFSVRAQGATATRLDDIFARNRTIALVSADLGQAIDRPARDEAGQTLPAFTGGADGQLRFVRAGWANIDAAPRASLQKVVYGVEDGALVRIAYPMIDGAAPLPPVVLLSGVAGVAARYRIRGAWGDRWDGTQGAPLPQAAELVVRRTDGSALRIVALVGTGYLPPLAPPNGGLPSGAGSNAPPPA comes from the coding sequence GTGAGGCGTTACGCCGAACACGGCTTCACGCCCCTGAGGCGTTACGCCGAACACGGCTTCACGCTGGTCGAGGTGATGATCGCGCTGCTGATCTTCGGCATGATCGCGGCGGCGGGCGTCGCGATCCTGTCGTTCAGCGTGCGCGCACAGGGGGCGACCGCGACGCGACTCGACGACATTTTCGCCCGGAACCGGACGATCGCGCTGGTTTCCGCCGACCTGGGACAGGCGATCGACCGGCCCGCGCGTGACGAAGCGGGGCAGACGCTGCCCGCCTTCACCGGCGGCGCGGACGGCCAGCTGCGCTTCGTGCGCGCGGGCTGGGCCAATATCGACGCCGCGCCCCGCGCCAGCCTGCAGAAGGTGGTGTATGGCGTCGAGGACGGCGCGCTGGTGCGCATTGCCTATCCGATGATCGATGGCGCCGCGCCGCTGCCCCCCGTCGTGCTGCTGTCCGGCGTGGCGGGCGTCGCGGCGCGCTATCGCATCCGCGGGGCGTGGGGCGACCGGTGGGACGGGACGCAGGGCGCGCCCCTGCCGCAGGCGGCCGAGCTCGTCGTGCGGCGGACCGACGGCAGCGCGCTGCGCATCGTCGCGCTGGTCGGTACCGGCTACCTGCCGCCGCTCGCCCCGCCCAACGGAGGTCTCCCCAGCGGAGCCGGGTCCAATGCGCCGCCGCCCGCCTGA
- the gspI gene encoding type II secretion system minor pseudopilin GspI — MRTPAALPLREAGFTLIEIMVALAVFSLAVLALVRLENATVRGATILDDTMIANLVARNVAIEAATEARMPTLGRSSGVETNGGRAWTWVRDVRPTGNASIVRIDVAVADRRGAPIGRATIVRPPDTQP; from the coding sequence ATGCGGACGCCCGCCGCCCTACCCCTCCGCGAGGCGGGCTTCACGCTGATCGAGATCATGGTCGCGCTGGCGGTGTTCAGCCTGGCGGTGCTCGCGCTGGTGCGGCTGGAAAACGCGACGGTGCGCGGCGCGACGATCCTGGACGATACGATGATCGCCAACCTCGTCGCGCGCAACGTCGCGATCGAGGCGGCGACGGAGGCGCGCATGCCGACTTTGGGGCGCAGCAGCGGCGTGGAGACGAACGGCGGCCGTGCCTGGACCTGGGTGCGCGACGTGCGGCCGACGGGCAATGCCAGTATCGTGCGCATCGACGTTGCGGTCGCCGACCGTCGCGGCGCGCCGATCGGGCGCGCGACGATCGTGCGACCGCCGGATACGCAGCCGTGA
- a CDS encoding GspH/FimT family pseudopilin, giving the protein MVVVVVIALAAAVAIYVMPDSRGRVADEAARFGLRARAAHDAAIVEGRSVSLWITPGGYGFDRRVAGAWTPMADKPLRVTRWDDGTAARIDGASGGRLRVTFDPTGLADRPAQVVLTRGTARAVVDMAADGSVRVAG; this is encoded by the coding sequence ATGGTCGTCGTCGTCGTAATCGCGCTGGCGGCGGCGGTGGCGATCTACGTGATGCCCGATTCGCGTGGGCGCGTCGCGGACGAGGCGGCGCGGTTCGGCCTGCGCGCGCGCGCCGCGCACGATGCCGCGATCGTCGAGGGGCGCAGCGTCAGCCTTTGGATCACGCCGGGGGGCTATGGCTTCGACCGTCGCGTCGCGGGTGCATGGACGCCGATGGCGGACAAGCCGCTGCGCGTCACGCGCTGGGACGACGGCACCGCGGCGCGCATCGATGGTGCGAGCGGCGGCCGGCTGCGCGTGACGTTCGATCCCACCGGGCTCGCCGACCGGCCGGCGCAGGTCGTGCTGACCCGCGGAACGGCGCGCGCCGTCGTCGACATGGCGGCGGACGGCAGCGTGCGGGTCGCCGGCTGA
- the gspG gene encoding type II secretion system major pseudopilin GspG produces MRPDPRKRRKREAGFTPLRRSAEHGFTLVELMVVIVIIGLLATIVALNVLPSGDKARVEKAKADIAQIEGGLELYRLQMSTFPTTSQGLQALVTAPAGADASRYQRGGYLKKLPNDPWGRPYLYASPGKHGEADVWTYGADGKEGGEGIDADIGSWQ; encoded by the coding sequence ATGCGTCCAGATCCCAGGAAGCGCCGCAAGCGCGAAGCCGGCTTCACCCCCCTTAGGCGTTCCGCCGAACACGGCTTCACGCTGGTCGAACTCATGGTCGTCATCGTCATCATCGGCCTGCTCGCGACGATCGTCGCGCTCAACGTGCTGCCGTCGGGCGACAAGGCGCGCGTCGAGAAGGCGAAGGCGGACATCGCGCAGATCGAGGGCGGGCTGGAGCTGTACAGGCTGCAGATGTCGACCTTCCCGACGACGAGCCAGGGGCTGCAGGCGCTGGTCACCGCGCCTGCGGGGGCGGATGCATCGCGCTACCAGCGCGGCGGATATCTGAAGAAGCTGCCGAACGATCCGTGGGGCCGCCCGTACCTCTATGCCTCGCCCGGCAAGCATGGCGAGGCGGACGTGTGGACCTATGGAGCGGACGGCAAGGAAGGCGGCGAGGGGATCGATGCCGACATCGGCTCCTGGCAGTAA
- the gspF gene encoding type II secretion system inner membrane protein GspF, which yields MADFDYVAIDTRGAERRGHVAAADIGAARANLDRHGLYIVRIEPGAPPTAARRPLFGLQLGRPKMSVKQLTLFTRQLATLNRVSPLEESLRTITRQTEQDSVRGIVAAVHAGVVEGRRLADSMAREPKSFPPLYRAMVAAGESSGSLPTILDRLAALLERQAEIRGKLITALAYPTILAVVALGVVTALMMFVVPQVVEQFDTVGQQLPLLTRIVIAVSDLLVGWWWLMALVAGAIGAGIWFALKDPALRLAFDTRLLRLPLLGRLLRDLHAARMARTLGTMVASRLPLLEGLALTASTIHNRRLRLASDEIVDAIRGGGSLSAAMRRAGVFPPLLTYLAASGEAAGRLDEMLERAADYLEREFDRFTATALSLLEPAIIVIMGGIVATIVLSILLPILQLNTLAGQ from the coding sequence ATGGCTGACTTCGACTATGTCGCGATCGATACGCGCGGTGCCGAGCGGCGGGGACATGTCGCAGCGGCCGATATCGGCGCGGCGCGCGCGAATCTCGATCGGCACGGCCTCTACATCGTGCGGATCGAGCCCGGCGCACCGCCGACGGCGGCACGCCGGCCGCTGTTCGGCCTGCAACTCGGCCGGCCGAAGATGAGCGTCAAGCAGCTGACGCTGTTCACGCGCCAGCTCGCGACGCTCAACCGCGTCTCGCCGCTGGAGGAATCCCTGCGCACGATCACCCGCCAGACCGAGCAGGACAGCGTGCGCGGTATCGTCGCGGCGGTCCACGCGGGCGTCGTCGAGGGGCGGCGGCTGGCCGATTCGATGGCGCGCGAGCCGAAGAGCTTCCCGCCGCTGTATCGTGCGATGGTGGCGGCGGGCGAAAGCTCGGGCAGCCTACCGACGATCCTCGACCGGCTCGCCGCGCTGTTGGAACGGCAGGCGGAGATCCGCGGCAAACTGATCACCGCGCTCGCCTATCCGACGATCCTCGCGGTCGTCGCATTGGGCGTCGTCACCGCGCTGATGATGTTCGTCGTGCCGCAGGTGGTCGAGCAGTTCGACACGGTGGGGCAGCAATTGCCGTTACTGACGCGGATCGTCATCGCCGTATCGGACCTGCTGGTCGGCTGGTGGTGGCTGATGGCGCTGGTTGCCGGTGCGATCGGCGCAGGCATCTGGTTCGCGCTCAAGGACCCCGCGCTGCGGCTCGCCTTCGACACGCGGCTGCTGCGCCTGCCGCTCCTCGGCCGGCTGCTGCGCGATCTGCATGCGGCGCGGATGGCGCGGACGCTGGGGACGATGGTGGCAAGCCGGCTGCCGCTGCTCGAAGGCCTCGCGCTGACCGCCTCGACGATCCACAACCGGCGGCTGCGGCTGGCGTCGGACGAGATCGTCGACGCGATCCGCGGCGGCGGCAGCCTGTCGGCGGCGATGCGGCGGGCGGGCGTGTTCCCGCCGCTGCTCACCTATCTCGCCGCATCGGGCGAGGCGGCGGGGCGGCTCGACGAGATGCTGGAACGCGCCGCCGATTACCTCGAGCGCGAGTTCGACCGGTTCACCGCGACCGCGCTGTCGCTGCTGGAACCGGCGATCATCGTCATCATGGGCGGCATCGTCGCCACCATCGTGCTATCCATCCTGCTGCCGATCCTCCAGCTCAACACGCTGGCGGGACAATGA
- a CDS encoding GspE/PulE family protein, translating into MLAIPYGFARRHGVVLQPTEPDAMPVVALREGADARVLIEVRRYLARAFDVAIVAPAAFDRLLSDAYAMDGQATAMAAVGMGDELDMLAEGLPTAEDLLDTADDAPAIRLINGIIADAARNGVSDIHIEPYETGLVVRMRIDGVLRETLRMPPHVAPVVVSRIKVMARLDIAERRVPQDGRMGLTLGGKLLDVRVSTLPSRAGERVVLRILDKENAGIDLDALGMNEGMYALLRHALAEPNGIILVTGPTGSGKTTTLYGALRLLNDGSRNILTVEDPVEYAVEGVGQTQVNAKVGLTFAAGLRAILRQDPDVVMVGEIRDRETAEIAVQASLTGHLVLSTVHTNDAVGAITRMRDMKVEPFLLASTLRAVIAQRLVRRLCEHCRRPVKAGDGVAPLLGIKPGKTVYEAAGCERCNHTGYRGRIGVFEGVRVDETIRRMINEGGDEAAIARHAFDHSASLAQSAKALVKAGLTTPEEAVRVTRREADDA; encoded by the coding sequence ATGCTCGCCATCCCCTATGGCTTCGCGCGCCGGCATGGCGTCGTGCTCCAGCCGACCGAACCCGATGCGATGCCCGTGGTGGCGCTGCGCGAGGGTGCGGACGCGCGCGTGCTGATCGAGGTGCGGCGGTATCTGGCGCGCGCGTTCGACGTCGCGATCGTCGCGCCGGCGGCGTTCGACCGGTTGCTGTCGGACGCCTATGCGATGGACGGGCAGGCGACGGCGATGGCGGCGGTGGGCATGGGCGACGAGCTCGACATGCTCGCCGAGGGGCTGCCGACCGCGGAGGACCTGCTCGACACCGCCGATGATGCGCCGGCGATCCGCCTGATCAACGGCATCATCGCCGATGCCGCGCGCAACGGCGTGTCGGACATCCATATCGAGCCGTACGAGACCGGCCTCGTCGTGCGCATGCGGATCGACGGCGTGCTGCGCGAGACGTTGCGCATGCCACCGCACGTCGCGCCCGTCGTGGTCAGCCGGATCAAGGTGATGGCGCGGCTCGACATCGCCGAGCGGCGCGTGCCGCAGGACGGGCGGATGGGCCTGACGCTGGGTGGCAAATTGCTCGACGTGCGCGTCTCGACATTGCCGAGCCGGGCGGGCGAGCGGGTGGTGCTGCGCATCCTCGACAAGGAGAATGCCGGCATCGACCTCGACGCGCTGGGGATGAACGAGGGCATGTACGCACTGCTGCGCCATGCGCTCGCCGAGCCCAACGGCATCATCCTCGTCACCGGGCCGACGGGGTCGGGCAAGACGACGACGCTCTACGGCGCGCTCCGGCTGCTCAACGACGGCAGCCGCAACATCCTGACCGTCGAGGACCCGGTCGAATATGCGGTGGAGGGCGTCGGCCAGACGCAGGTCAACGCCAAGGTCGGGTTGACCTTCGCCGCGGGCCTGCGCGCGATCCTGCGCCAGGACCCCGACGTCGTCATGGTCGGCGAAATCCGCGACCGCGAGACGGCGGAGATCGCGGTGCAGGCGTCGCTTACCGGGCATCTGGTGCTGTCGACGGTGCATACCAACGATGCGGTCGGCGCGATCACGCGGATGCGCGACATGAAGGTCGAGCCGTTCCTGCTCGCGTCCACGCTGCGCGCGGTGATCGCGCAGCGGCTGGTGCGGCGGTTGTGCGAGCATTGCCGGCGGCCGGTGAAGGCGGGCGACGGCGTCGCGCCGCTGCTCGGCATCAAGCCGGGCAAGACGGTGTATGAGGCGGCGGGGTGCGAGCGGTGCAATCACACCGGCTATCGCGGCCGGATCGGCGTGTTCGAGGGTGTGCGCGTCGACGAGACGATCCGCCGCATGATCAACGAGGGCGGCGACGAGGCCGCGATCGCACGCCACGCGTTCGACCACAGCGCCAGCCTGGCACAATCGGCGAAGGCGCTGGTCAAGGCGGGGCTGACGACGCCGGAGGAAGCGGTGCGGGTCACGCGGCGCGAGGCGGATGATGCTTAG
- the gspD gene encoding type II secretion system secretin GspD: protein MKTAFLASAALLLAGLSLPVGALAQTTLNVRDADIRAFIADAARVTGRTFIIDNRVQGKVTVVTDRPLSKSEYFEAVLSTLRANGLVAVPTGNGALRVQPIDNAAAQPSRIGLTGANRNSLVTEIVRLRSIDAAQAIETVRPLVSAQGSVSANRGANSLVIVDFADNIRRVREVLRRVDADNATSRVVSLKNASAKEIAAALQGLAGTGGGGQGGGVPGGGAGLSVVAVDSANSVIIRGDATSVARLAAIAADLDQKAKNGTEIKVVFLENADAAQLLPVLQQLVGQAPDQPQATQLTRAGSGLSANGGAGGSRGGNTSLSQPVMAQAPVSAGGGGGGGGGGTGQPAITTQGGRTAAVVTRFQGANAIVIAAPADIQRQLSEVVRQLDTRREQVVIEGIVAEVSDATVNRLGAQFILANPSGGAFAASTFSNSAPNILQIAGAIGARELGKNTTTTIANGVTTTVTTNTGASDQLTQSAISSIIGSSGGFGGFGGKVGDVIFGAIINAVKSDTTSNLLQVPHLVTLDNQEAYSLVGQEIPITTGQALSNNFDNTFRTTQRENVGIELTARPQVNSSGSIKLNLRLEVSSIAGPVSNDNSDLILNKRQIETTLTVDDGQIAVMGGLLSDEERRTIEKIPLLGDIPVLGNLFKSKAKSRNKTNLMIFIRPTILRTPEDSRKLAEQRYGYLRLQQGLQTPGQEPTIDELVRDYMGAAPPIPSAPVPGNIEDPRVAVPVQTSVSQRTIRPGKRR from the coding sequence ATGAAGACTGCCTTTCTCGCCTCCGCCGCCCTGCTGCTGGCCGGACTGTCCCTGCCCGTGGGCGCGCTGGCGCAAACCACGCTCAACGTGCGCGATGCGGACATCCGCGCATTCATCGCCGACGCCGCGCGCGTCACCGGGCGCACGTTCATCATCGACAACCGGGTGCAGGGAAAGGTGACCGTCGTCACCGACCGGCCGCTCAGCAAGTCGGAATATTTCGAGGCGGTGCTGTCGACGCTGCGTGCCAATGGGCTGGTCGCGGTGCCGACGGGCAATGGCGCGCTGCGCGTGCAGCCGATCGACAATGCCGCGGCGCAGCCCAGTCGGATCGGCCTGACCGGTGCCAACCGCAACAGCCTGGTGACCGAGATCGTGCGGCTGCGCTCGATCGATGCGGCGCAGGCGATCGAGACGGTGCGCCCGCTGGTCAGCGCGCAAGGGTCGGTCAGCGCCAATCGCGGCGCGAACAGCCTGGTGATCGTCGATTTCGCCGACAACATCCGCCGCGTGCGCGAGGTGCTGCGCCGCGTGGATGCGGACAATGCGACGTCGCGCGTCGTCTCCCTGAAGAATGCGAGCGCGAAGGAGATCGCCGCGGCATTGCAGGGGCTTGCGGGCACCGGCGGCGGGGGGCAGGGCGGCGGCGTGCCGGGCGGCGGTGCCGGCCTGTCGGTCGTCGCGGTCGACAGCGCGAACAGCGTCATCATCCGCGGCGATGCGACCAGCGTCGCGCGCCTCGCCGCGATCGCCGCCGACCTCGACCAGAAGGCGAAGAACGGCACCGAGATCAAGGTGGTGTTCCTGGAGAACGCCGATGCGGCGCAATTGCTGCCCGTGCTGCAGCAGCTCGTCGGCCAGGCGCCGGACCAGCCGCAGGCGACGCAGCTGACCCGTGCGGGATCGGGGCTGAGCGCCAATGGCGGGGCCGGCGGCAGCCGCGGCGGCAATACGTCGCTGTCGCAGCCGGTGATGGCGCAGGCGCCGGTGAGTGCCGGGGGCGGCGGCGGTGGCGGCGGTGGCGGCACCGGCCAGCCCGCGATCACGACGCAGGGCGGGCGCACCGCCGCGGTCGTCACACGCTTCCAGGGTGCGAACGCGATCGTCATCGCCGCGCCCGCCGATATCCAGCGGCAATTGTCGGAAGTGGTGCGCCAGCTCGACACGCGGCGCGAGCAGGTGGTGATCGAGGGGATCGTCGCCGAAGTCTCCGACGCGACGGTCAACCGGCTGGGCGCGCAGTTCATCCTGGCCAACCCGTCGGGCGGCGCGTTCGCGGCGTCGACCTTCTCCAACTCCGCGCCCAACATCCTGCAGATCGCGGGTGCGATCGGCGCGCGCGAGCTGGGCAAGAACACGACGACGACGATCGCGAACGGCGTGACGACGACCGTCACCACCAATACCGGCGCGTCCGACCAGCTGACGCAGAGCGCGATCAGTTCGATCATCGGATCGTCGGGCGGGTTCGGCGGGTTCGGCGGCAAGGTCGGCGACGTCATCTTCGGCGCGATCATCAACGCGGTGAAGAGCGACACGACATCGAACCTGCTCCAGGTCCCCCATCTCGTCACGCTCGACAACCAGGAAGCGTACAGCCTGGTCGGGCAGGAGATTCCGATCACGACGGGACAGGCGCTGTCGAACAATTTCGACAACACCTTCCGCACGACGCAGCGGGAGAATGTCGGCATCGAGCTGACCGCGCGGCCGCAGGTCAATTCGTCGGGGTCGATCAAGCTCAACCTGCGCCTCGAGGTCAGCTCGATCGCGGGGCCGGTGTCGAACGACAACAGCGACCTCATCCTCAACAAGCGCCAGATCGAGACGACGCTGACCGTCGACGACGGCCAGATCGCGGTGATGGGCGGCCTGTTGAGCGACGAGGAACGGCGCACGATCGAGAAGATCCCGCTACTCGGCGACATCCCCGTGCTCGGCAATCTGTTCAAGTCGAAGGCGAAGTCGCGCAACAAGACCAATTTGATGATCTTCATCCGGCCGACGATCTTGAGAACGCCCGAGGACAGCCGCAAGCTCGCCGAGCAGCGCTACGGCTATCTGCGGTTGCAGCAGGGGTTGCAGACGCCGGGGCAGGAGCCGACGATCGACGAACTGGTCCGCGATTATATGGGGGCGGCGCCGCCGATCCCCTCCGCGCCGGTGCCGGGCAATATCGAGGACCCGCGCGTCGCGGTGCCGGTGCAGACGAGCGTGTCGCAGCGGACGATCCGGCCGGGGAAGCGGCGGTGA
- a CDS encoding type II secretion system protein N, with translation MRLKLDARTRRLLRRLPVVNVYSIAELALLAGLAVQSARLVWTLVTPVSPLGDWRPADIQVPGQPADVLASFDPFFRLGGGATPAPTAVTALQLMLYGIRVDEASGRGSAIVAGPDAVQKSVGVGEEIIPGVTLKAVAFDHITIDRGGAAEDLFLTQDNAPAAGQTPGAPAPAQGGAAPAATPAIQAGQLRNEIGFIPRIDGGRLTGLVVRPQGTGALFRASGLREGDVIVSIGGRPVSGPQDIDRVTADFAKGGNIPISVERGTETLPLAITVVATP, from the coding sequence ATGCGTTTGAAGCTGGACGCGCGCACGCGCCGCCTGTTGCGGCGGCTGCCGGTCGTCAACGTCTACTCGATCGCCGAACTGGCCCTGCTTGCCGGGTTGGCGGTGCAATCGGCGCGGCTGGTGTGGACGCTCGTCACGCCGGTGTCGCCGCTGGGCGACTGGCGGCCCGCTGATATCCAGGTGCCGGGCCAGCCCGCGGACGTGCTGGCGAGCTTCGATCCGTTCTTCCGCCTGGGCGGTGGCGCGACGCCGGCGCCGACCGCGGTCACCGCGCTGCAGCTGATGCTCTATGGCATTCGCGTCGACGAGGCGTCGGGCCGGGGCTCGGCGATCGTCGCGGGGCCGGACGCGGTGCAGAAGAGCGTCGGCGTCGGCGAGGAGATCATCCCTGGCGTGACGCTGAAGGCGGTAGCGTTCGACCATATCACCATCGACCGCGGCGGCGCGGCGGAAGACCTGTTCCTGACGCAGGACAATGCGCCCGCCGCCGGCCAGACCCCGGGCGCGCCCGCGCCAGCGCAGGGCGGTGCCGCCCCCGCCGCGACGCCTGCAATCCAGGCGGGGCAGCTGCGCAACGAGATCGGCTTCATCCCGCGGATCGACGGCGGCCGGCTGACCGGGCTCGTCGTCCGGCCGCAGGGCACGGGCGCGCTGTTTCGCGCCAGCGGGCTGCGCGAGGGCGACGTCATCGTCTCCATCGGCGGACGCCCGGTCAGCGGCCCGCAGGACATCGATCGCGTCACCGCCGACTTCGCCAAGGGCGGCAATATCCCCATCAGCGTCGAGCGCGGCACGGAAACGCTGCCCCTCGCCATCACGGTCGTAGCCACGCCATGA